From a single Lolium rigidum isolate FL_2022 chromosome 7, APGP_CSIRO_Lrig_0.1, whole genome shotgun sequence genomic region:
- the LOC124674855 gene encoding histidinol dehydrogenase, chloroplastic isoform X1, translating to MGSLRAPPLLLGGASVGRGYRLRLASSTVPKSTVVSVLSATCAMKSYRLSDLSDAEVSGLRARPRIDFTSIFSTVNPIVEDVRVRGDAAVKDYTEKFDKVLLDNAVVRVSDLPVAELDPAVKEAFDVAYDNIYAFHAAQKSPEKTVENMKGVRCKRITRCIGSVGLYVPGGTAVLPSTALMLAVPAQIAGCKTVVLATPPSRDGSICKEVLYCAQKAGVTHILKAGGAQAISAMAWGTASCPKVEKIFGPGNQYVTAAKMILQNSEAMVSIDMPAGPSEVLVIADKYANPVHVAADLLSQAEHGPDSQVVLVIAGDGVDLGAIEAEVSKQCDALPRGEFASKALGHSFTVFARDMVEAISFSNMYAPEHLIINVKDAEQWEDLIENAGSVFLGQWTPESVGDYASGTNHVLPTYGYARMYSGVSLNSFLKYITVQSLTEEGLRRLGPHVAKMAEVEGLEAHKRAVTLRLQEIEATVTV from the exons ATGGGCAGCTTGCGCGCTCCGCCCCTGCTCCTTGGCGGCGCCAGCGTTGGTCGCGGCTATCGGCTCCGCCTCGCCTCCTCCACAGTCCCCAAATCCACGG TGGTTTCAGTGCTGAGTGCTACCTGCGCGATGAAGTCGTATAGGCTGTCCGATCTCAGTGATGCAGAGGTTAGCGGCCTCAGGGCACGCCCTCGCATCGACTTCACCTCCATTTTCAGCACG GTGAATCCGATTGTTGAAGATGTGCGCGTCAGAGGTGATGCTGCGGTTAAGGA TTATACAGAAAAGTTTGACAAGGTCTTGCTTGATAACGCGGTTGTGCGCGTTAGCGATCTTCCGGTTGCAGAG CTTGATCCGGCTGTAAAGGAAGCCTTCGATGTGGCATATGACAATATTTATGCCTTCCATGCTGCACAAAAGTCGCCGGAGAAGACAGTTGAGAATATGAAG GGTGTAAGATGTAAAAGGATAACAAGATGCATTGGTTCTGTCGGGCTGTATGTTCCAGGTGGCACTGCAGTCCTACCCTCAACTGCATTGATGCTTGCCGTG CCTGCACAGATTGCTGGATGCAAAACTGTAGTTCTTGCCACACCTCCTAGTCGTGATGGTAGCATATGTAAG GAGGTTCTTTACTGTGCCCAAAAAGCTGGTGTTACACACATACTGAAAGCTGGGGGAGCACAG GCAATCTCAGCTATGGCGTGGGGAACTGCATCATGCCCAAAG GTTGAGAAAATATTCGGGCCCGGCAACCAGTATGTCACAGCTGCTAAAATGATTCTTCAG AACAGCGAAGCTATGGTCTCTATAGACATGCCTGCTGGCCCTTCGGAAGTTCTAGTCATTGCTGACAAATATGCAAACCCAGTCCATGTTGCAGCTGATTTGCTATCTCAG GCAGAACATGGCCCAGATAGTCAGGTTGTTCTAGTTATTGCCGGAGATGGTGTTGATTTGGGTGCCATCGAAGCAGAAGTCAGCAAGCAGTGTGATGCTCTTCCTAGAGGAGAATTTGCTTCCAAAGCACTTGGCCACAGTTTCACTGTTTTTGCCAGAGATATGGTTGAG GCAATATCATTCTCAAATATGTATGCTCCTGAACATTTGATCATCAATGTAAAGGACGCTGAGCAGTGGGAGGACCTCATCGAGAACGCAG gCTCAGTTTTCTTGGGGCAATGGACCCCAGAGAGTGTGGGTGACTATGCCAGCGGAACGAACCACGTTCTTCCAACCTACGGTTACGCAAGGATGTACAGCGGTGTGTCACTGAACTCTTTCCTCAAATACATCACTGTCCAGTCCCTGACTGAAGAAGGGCTGAGGAGGCTCGGTCCTCACGTCGCAAAGATGGCAGAAGTCGAAGGGCTAGAAGCGCACAAGAGAGCTGTTACCCTCAGACTGCAAGAGATCGAAGCCACTGTAACTGTGTAA
- the LOC124674855 gene encoding histidinol dehydrogenase, chloroplastic isoform X2: MGSLRAPPLLLGGASVGRGYRLRLASSTVPKSTVLSATCAMKSYRLSDLSDAEVSGLRARPRIDFTSIFSTVNPIVEDVRVRGDAAVKDYTEKFDKVLLDNAVVRVSDLPVAELDPAVKEAFDVAYDNIYAFHAAQKSPEKTVENMKGVRCKRITRCIGSVGLYVPGGTAVLPSTALMLAVPAQIAGCKTVVLATPPSRDGSICKEVLYCAQKAGVTHILKAGGAQAISAMAWGTASCPKVEKIFGPGNQYVTAAKMILQNSEAMVSIDMPAGPSEVLVIADKYANPVHVAADLLSQAEHGPDSQVVLVIAGDGVDLGAIEAEVSKQCDALPRGEFASKALGHSFTVFARDMVEAISFSNMYAPEHLIINVKDAEQWEDLIENAGSVFLGQWTPESVGDYASGTNHVLPTYGYARMYSGVSLNSFLKYITVQSLTEEGLRRLGPHVAKMAEVEGLEAHKRAVTLRLQEIEATVTV; encoded by the exons ATGGGCAGCTTGCGCGCTCCGCCCCTGCTCCTTGGCGGCGCCAGCGTTGGTCGCGGCTATCGGCTCCGCCTCGCCTCCTCCACAGTCCCCAAATCCACGG TGCTGAGTGCTACCTGCGCGATGAAGTCGTATAGGCTGTCCGATCTCAGTGATGCAGAGGTTAGCGGCCTCAGGGCACGCCCTCGCATCGACTTCACCTCCATTTTCAGCACG GTGAATCCGATTGTTGAAGATGTGCGCGTCAGAGGTGATGCTGCGGTTAAGGA TTATACAGAAAAGTTTGACAAGGTCTTGCTTGATAACGCGGTTGTGCGCGTTAGCGATCTTCCGGTTGCAGAG CTTGATCCGGCTGTAAAGGAAGCCTTCGATGTGGCATATGACAATATTTATGCCTTCCATGCTGCACAAAAGTCGCCGGAGAAGACAGTTGAGAATATGAAG GGTGTAAGATGTAAAAGGATAACAAGATGCATTGGTTCTGTCGGGCTGTATGTTCCAGGTGGCACTGCAGTCCTACCCTCAACTGCATTGATGCTTGCCGTG CCTGCACAGATTGCTGGATGCAAAACTGTAGTTCTTGCCACACCTCCTAGTCGTGATGGTAGCATATGTAAG GAGGTTCTTTACTGTGCCCAAAAAGCTGGTGTTACACACATACTGAAAGCTGGGGGAGCACAG GCAATCTCAGCTATGGCGTGGGGAACTGCATCATGCCCAAAG GTTGAGAAAATATTCGGGCCCGGCAACCAGTATGTCACAGCTGCTAAAATGATTCTTCAG AACAGCGAAGCTATGGTCTCTATAGACATGCCTGCTGGCCCTTCGGAAGTTCTAGTCATTGCTGACAAATATGCAAACCCAGTCCATGTTGCAGCTGATTTGCTATCTCAG GCAGAACATGGCCCAGATAGTCAGGTTGTTCTAGTTATTGCCGGAGATGGTGTTGATTTGGGTGCCATCGAAGCAGAAGTCAGCAAGCAGTGTGATGCTCTTCCTAGAGGAGAATTTGCTTCCAAAGCACTTGGCCACAGTTTCACTGTTTTTGCCAGAGATATGGTTGAG GCAATATCATTCTCAAATATGTATGCTCCTGAACATTTGATCATCAATGTAAAGGACGCTGAGCAGTGGGAGGACCTCATCGAGAACGCAG gCTCAGTTTTCTTGGGGCAATGGACCCCAGAGAGTGTGGGTGACTATGCCAGCGGAACGAACCACGTTCTTCCAACCTACGGTTACGCAAGGATGTACAGCGGTGTGTCACTGAACTCTTTCCTCAAATACATCACTGTCCAGTCCCTGACTGAAGAAGGGCTGAGGAGGCTCGGTCCTCACGTCGCAAAGATGGCAGAAGTCGAAGGGCTAGAAGCGCACAAGAGAGCTGTTACCCTCAGACTGCAAGAGATCGAAGCCACTGTAACTGTGTAA